One segment of Thermococcus sp. DNA contains the following:
- a CDS encoding GTP-binding protein: MPTNVTAEYLAAEEEYRNAKTIPEKIRALEKMYATVPKHKGTEKLRLHIKRKLAELRKELEKQRQLRKGGGGPSMAVRKEGAAQIVLAGLPNVGKSSLMRALTNVEADVADYAFTTVQPIPGMMHHKDVQIQLVEVPGLVEGAALGKGMGPQLLSVIRNADAIAIVVDLSQDPLKQMEILLREFERAGIKVNKRKPRVEIKRTAMGGIVINGQENIKGDINEVMKMLREERIHSAEITVKEPVTLEEFADAIDDSLVWRRAIIIANKGDAPGSKENYEKLVKAYGDRFKIVPVSAKKGINLDKLKDELYELAGIIRVFTKSPGEEPAYPPVALKKGSTVMDLAERIHKDFAKNFRYARVWGKSVKFPGQRVGADHVLEDGDIVEIHAR; this comes from the coding sequence ATGCCAACGAACGTGACGGCAGAGTATCTAGCAGCTGAGGAGGAATACAGGAACGCAAAGACTATTCCAGAGAAGATTCGCGCCCTTGAGAAGATGTATGCCACCGTTCCGAAGCACAAGGGGACGGAGAAGCTCAGGCTACACATAAAGAGAAAACTGGCCGAGCTAAGAAAAGAGCTTGAGAAACAGAGACAGCTCAGGAAGGGCGGTGGCGGGCCTTCAATGGCCGTGAGAAAGGAAGGGGCCGCCCAGATAGTTCTCGCCGGTTTGCCAAACGTCGGCAAAAGCTCCCTCATGAGGGCCCTTACCAACGTTGAGGCAGATGTCGCTGACTACGCCTTTACAACCGTCCAGCCCATCCCTGGGATGATGCACCACAAGGACGTTCAGATTCAGCTCGTTGAGGTTCCGGGTCTGGTTGAGGGGGCAGCGCTCGGAAAAGGAATGGGGCCCCAGCTGTTGAGCGTCATAAGGAACGCCGATGCAATAGCCATCGTGGTTGACCTCTCCCAGGACCCGCTCAAGCAGATGGAAATCCTCCTCAGGGAGTTCGAAAGGGCCGGGATAAAGGTCAACAAGAGGAAGCCTCGGGTCGAAATAAAGAGGACTGCCATGGGTGGAATAGTAATCAACGGTCAGGAGAACATCAAGGGCGACATAAACGAGGTCATGAAGATGCTCCGCGAGGAGAGGATTCACTCCGCCGAAATCACGGTCAAAGAACCGGTAACGCTGGAGGAGTTCGCCGATGCGATAGATGACAGCCTCGTCTGGAGGCGGGCGATAATCATAGCCAACAAGGGGGATGCTCCCGGGAGCAAGGAGAACTACGAGAAATTGGTGAAGGCCTACGGCGACCGCTTTAAGATAGTCCCCGTTTCTGCCAAGAAGGGCATAAACCTTGACAAACTCAAGGACGAGCTCTACGAGTTGGCTGGAATAATCCGCGTCTTCACGAAGAGTCCTGGGGAGGAACCTGCCTATCCGCCCGTTGCTCTCAAAAAGGGCTCAACTGTTATGGATTTGGCGGAAAGGATTCACAAAGACTTCGCCAAGAACTTCCGCTACGCGAGAGTCTGGGGTAAGAGCGTCAAGTTCCCCGGTCAGAGAGTTGGAGCAGACCACGTGCTTGAGGACGGAGATATAGTGGAGATTCACGCCAGATGA
- a CDS encoding Lrp/AsnC family transcriptional regulator: MSRSGLDDIDRKILMILQRNSRTPLREISKEVGLAESTIYERIKKLKDRGVIKKFTVILDPDSLGFKILAFILIKARAGMYGHVADELKKYPQICEVYETTGDYDMLVKIRTRSSEELNEFLDKIGSIDGVESTHTMVVLKTHKETTELPL; encoded by the coding sequence ATGTCGAGAAGTGGTCTAGATGATATTGATAGAAAGATACTCATGATACTTCAGAGAAACAGCAGAACACCCCTTCGTGAGATTTCCAAGGAAGTTGGCCTTGCCGAATCAACTATTTACGAACGAATAAAGAAACTCAAAGACAGAGGGGTAATAAAAAAGTTCACAGTTATACTCGACCCTGATTCCTTGGGCTTTAAAATCCTCGCCTTCATCCTCATAAAAGCCCGCGCCGGAATGTACGGTCACGTCGCAGACGAGCTCAAAAAGTACCCCCAGATATGCGAGGTTTACGAAACAACTGGCGACTACGACATGCTTGTCAAGATTAGAACGAGGAGTAGCGAGGAACTCAACGAGTTCTTGGACAAGATTGGAAGCATCGACGGTGTCGAATCAACCCACACGATGGTTGTCCTGAAGACCCATAAGGAAACGACTGAGCTTCCCCTTTGA